The Populus nigra chromosome 19, ddPopNigr1.1, whole genome shotgun sequence genome includes a window with the following:
- the LOC133679517 gene encoding uncharacterized protein LOC133679517 isoform X2, producing MIEELGIYFLLYDRAGYGESDPNLRRSVKSEALDIQELADQLEIGSKFYVIGVSMGSYPIWSCLKYIPHRLAGAALIVPVVNYNWPSLPKKLIREDYRRNLVQWTCRFAKYAPGLLHWWVTQKWTPSTSVLEKNPAFFNTHDIEVLKKIPGFSMLSQEKIRQRDVFDTLRHDFIVAFGDWEFDPMELSNPFLQNEGSVHIWQGYEDKVVPFQLQRCISKKLPWIQYHEVPGGGHLIVHYTGLCEAVLRALLLGEEPLTLDQIHP from the exons ATGATCGAAGAGTTGGGGATATATTTTCTGCTATATGACCGGGCTGGGTATGGAGAAAGTGATCCGAACCTAAGGCGATCAGTCAAGAGTGAAGCACTTGACATTCAAGAACTTGCTGATCAATTAGAGATAGGATCCAAGTTTTATGTGATCGGAGTCTCAATGGGATCATACCCCATCTGGAGTTGCCTCAAATACATACCACACAG GTTAGCAGGGGCAGCTCTAATAGTCCCAGTTGTGAATTATAATTGGCCTTCTCTTCCCAAAAAGCTGATAAGAGAGGACTATAGAAGGAATCTTGTCCAGTGGACATGCCGGTTTGCAAAATATGCTCCTGGACTCCTGCACTGGTGGGTTACGCAGAAGTGGACCCCTTCAACTTCTGTACTGGAAAAAAACCCTGCATTCTTTAACACTCACGACATAGAAGTCTTGAAGAAGATACCAGGATTCTCAATGCTAAGCCAG GAAAAAATACGGCAACGAGATGTTTTCGATACTCTCCGTCATGACTTTATAGTGGCTTTTGGAGACTGGGAATTTGATCCAATGGAACTAAGTAACCCATTCCTGCAGAATGAAGGCTCTGTTCACATCTGGCAAGGTTACGAAGACAAGGTTGTGCCATTTCAACTTCAAAGATGTATTTCAAAAAAGCTACCCTGGATTCAGTATCATGAAGTTCCTGGAGGTGGACATCTAATTGTGCATTATACTGGTTTATGCGAGGCTGTTTTGAGAGCACTTTTGCTAGGAGAAGAGCCTCTTACATTAGACCAAATACATCCATAA
- the LOC133680214 gene encoding uncharacterized protein LOC133680214 isoform X1, whose protein sequence is MPPFPQCVPLEPITLGNQKYTRSGEVRRVLGVPPSSASDDHSFGVAHPKPMPPVATEELKHLKQSVQDTSRKAKDRAKLLRESLSKLERYREALSSNKRQRSELSLNEKSNLANAAKAGGQIHRNPHDMAQRLKDRTKSTGLNKRVRTSVADVRADGRSTMPSRQQMVTDKGGDMLQDVGAAAVRFEEKIHRLPAAGERWDTKNKKKRSVGLMSNRVINGDREQKQTMPSKMSADSMLRSCDAQGFRSKSSAGISGMNKLDGSFKPSSSDTGSVLKNEMESGPLPRDCKALSEHKAVTKGTNKSNTHEDNLARTPITVIKAKVSRAPRTGSIMLLDSSLKVHSSPTSLQGLEQPTSSKKVPVPGVVNNHRGQMSAGSSSHAMAKWVGQRPHKNSRSRRANVISPGSNHIEAQMSSQGFPTSDFSVRSSSIGINGSLIASNLDTNTPKFKRELESVQSPFGLSESEESGAGENKPKDKGTDSSEVSLSATQKVGTSVLPTKKSKSSTNEIGDGIRRQGRSGRVSSLTRPASHPVREKLENLPVAKPFQSTKGASDKNKSKTGRPPSKKLKDQKALMHVGLVPNSGSLDFTGESGDDHEELFSAANSAWKASDLACSGPFWKKMDSIFASVSLEDLSYLKQQLTSAQGLDECFSQMLGTTYNVLGAVVHKKGRSGRIQGEDLNQESVKTTLCGRADMGSLDKGALLYQRVLSALIEEDESEEFYLQSESKNMSLNYASDDSHCGSCNLIDIEPRDRDRMESEVESKVNFQTQKNCFLDRLSCDKSVISNAIRNPSMSSSLHSNEQWPVDDDFSHSDAGHASEICSNDPGALQMRELNMPGFSSSDGPYQLMCLDERLLLELQSIGLCPETLPDVAEREVIIQNIMELKEGLHQQIGIMKNKLGKLGKAVQKGRDMEKRNAEHVAMDQLIQMAYKKQLACRGNNTSKSTVRKVSRQVALAFIKRTLARCHKFEDTGSSCFSEPALQRVIFSAPICNNDTKSVGCVGSGTARNTCNEVSNIHAEARGSGAVSSTFERYDSHSDNFERSKKREVLIDDVISSPSSRVTSTLDSTVLGGVKGRRNDRDREQSKDNSRSNSVSGASHSSLDGVKAERKTKSKPKQKSTHLLNSGNGPRGSYHSVAKASNKIERAGSMSLGNIPQDTPKEVDELSDFPHSQLNEFDTIELGGSTGLGGPQDLGSWLNIGEDGLQGHDSIGLEIPMDDLMELNMLM, encoded by the exons ATGCCGCCATTTCCACAATGTGTGCCTTTGGAGCCAATTACGTTAGGCAATCAGAAATATACTCGGTCCGGAGAGGTGAGGAGGGTTTTGGGAGTTCCTCCCAGTAGTGCGTCAGATGATCATTCGTTTGGAGTTGCACATCCCAAGCCGATGCCTCCAGTAGCAACGGAGGAGCTAAAGCATTTAAAACAGAGTGTGCAAGATACTTCTAGAAAGGCCAA GGACAGAGCAAAACTGTTGCGCGAATCCTTATCTAAATTGGAAAGGTATAGAGAAGCCTTAAGCTCAAACAAACGACAAAGGAGTGAGCTTTCACTGAATGAGAAGTCAAATTTAGCGAATGCAGCAAAGGCAGGGGGTCAGATTCATAGGAATCCTCATGATATGGCTCAAAGATTGAAGGACAGGACCAAGAGTACTGGGCTGAATAAGCGTGTTCGTACTTCAGTGGCAGATGTGCGG GCAGATGGTAGGTCCACAATGCCCTCACGGCAACAGATGGTAACGGATAAGGGTGGAGATATGCTCCAGGATGTTGGTGCTGCTGCTGTTCGGTTTGAAGAAAAGATCCACAGATTGCCGGCTGCGGGTGAAAGATgggatacaaaaaataaaaaaaagcgtTCTGTTGGACTAATGAGTAATAGAGTTATAAATGGTGATCgagaacaaaaacaaactatGCCTTCCAAGATGAGCGCTGACTCTATGTTGCGATCATGTGATGCTCAGGGTTTCAG ATCAAAGTCGTCTGCTGGAATCAGTGGAATGAACAAATTGGATGGTTCTTTCAAACCTAGTAGTTCAGATACCGGCTCAGTCCTTAAGAATGAAATGGAAAGTGGTCCTCTTCCAAGAGACTGTAAAGCTCTTTCAGAGCATAAGGCTGTGACAAAAGGAACAAATAA GTCAAATACTCATGAGGATAATTTAGCAAGAACTCCTATTACAGTGATAAAAGCAAAGGTTTCTCGAGCACCACGTACTGGGTCCATCATGCTGCTGGATTCATCACTTAAAGTTCACTCATCGCCCACATCCCTTCAAGGTTTGGAACAGCCTACAAGTTCAAAGAAAGTCCCAGTGCCTGGAGTGGTAAATAACCACAGGGGTCAAATGTCGGCAGGCTCATCTTCACATGCTATGGCTAAGTGGGTTGGTCAAAGACCACACAAAAACTCGCGATCACGGAGGGCAAATGTAATTTCTCCTGGTTCAAACCATATTGAAGCTCAGATGTCATCTCAAGGTTTTCCCACTTCTGATTTTAGTGTCAGAAGTTCTTCCATTGGAATCAATGGATCTCTGATTGCCAGCAATCTAGATACTAACACTCCAAAGTTCAAGAGGGAACTTGAGAGTGTTCAATCTCCCTTTGGGTTATCTGAAAGTGAAGAATCAGGAGCTGGAGAGAATAAACCAAAGGACAAAGGAACAGATAGTAGTGAGGTTTCTCTTTCTGCAACTCAAAAAGTTGGAACTTCTGTATTGCCTACTAAGAAGAGTAAATCATCAACTAATGAAATTGGGGATGGCATACGGAGACAAGGAAGGAGTGGACGAGTTTCATCCTTAACAAGGCCAGCTAGTCATCCAGTGAGGGAGAAGTTAGAGAATCTTCCAGTTGCAAAGCCATTTCAGAGTACAAAGGGTGCttctgataaaaataaaag TAAAACTGGCCGTCCACCTTCCAAAAAGCTGAAAGATCAGAAAGCTTTAATGCATGTTGGACTGGTGCCCAACAGTGGTTCCTTAGATTTTACAG GCGAATCAGGTGATGATCATGAAGAACTATTTTCAGCTGCTAATTCTGCTTGGAAAGCTAGTG ACCTTGCCTGTTCCGGTCCTTTTTGGAAGAAGATGGACTCTATTTTTGCTTCTGTCAGCTTAGAGGATCTTTCCTACTTGAAGCAACAG CTAACTTCTGCGCAAGGGCTTGATGAGTGTTTTTCTCAAATGCTTGGCACCACATATAATGTTTTG GGCGCTGTTGTGCATAAAAAAGGACGTTCTGGTAGAATTCAAGGTGAGGACCTTAATCAAGAATCAGTCAAGACAACTTTATGTGGAAGAGCTGATATGGGAAGTTTGGACAAGGGTGCTCTGTTATACCAAAGAGTTCTTTCTGCTTtaattgaagaagatgaaagtgAAGAATTTTACCTACAAAGTGAATCGAAGAATATGTCTCTTAACTATGCCAGTGATGACTCTCATTGTGGTTCATGTAATCTGATTGATATCGAACCTAGAGATAGAGACAGAATGGAATCTGAAGTTGAGTCAAAAGTGAATTTTCAGACACAGAAGAACTGCTTCTTGGATAGACTTTCATGTGATAAGAGTGTTATATCAAATGCAATTAGGAATCCAAGCATGTCCAGTTCTTTGCATAGCAATGAACAGTGGCCAGTAGATGATGACTTTTCACATTCAGATGCTGGGCATGCCAGTGAAATATGTTCTAATGATCCAGGTGCTCTGCAGATGAGGGAGTTAAATATGCCAGGCTTCTCTTCCTCTGATGGCCCATATCAGCTGATGTGTCTGGATGAACGACTTTTGCTTGAGCTACAAAGTATTGGTTTATGCCCAGAAACACTG CCTGATGTAGCAGAGAGAGAAGtgattattcaaaatataatggagCTTAAAGAAGGTCTGCATCAGCAG ATtggaataatgaaaaacaagttaGGGAAACTTGGTAAAGCTGTGCAGAAAGGAAGAGATATGGAAAAAAG GAACGCTGAACATGTTGCAATGGATCAACTTATTCAGATGGCttacaaaaaacaattg GCTTGTCGTGGGAATAATACCTCAAAAAGTACTGTCCGCAAGGTTTCAAGGCAAGTTGCATTGGCTTTTATCAAGCGCACTCTTGCTAGATGTCACAAATTTGAAGATACTGGCAGCAGTTGTTTCAGCGAGCCTGCACTGCAGCGGGTCATCTTCTCTGCACCTATATGCAACAACGACACCAAATCTGTGGGTTGTGTGGGCTCAGGAACTGCAAGGAACACATGCAATGAAGTCTCTAACATTCATGCTGAAGCCAGAGGATCAG GTGCTGTTTCTAGCACTTTTGAGAGATACGATTCTCATAGTGATAACTTTGAAAGAAGTAAGAAGAGGGAAGTGCTTATAGACGATGTTATTAGCAGCCCTTCATCAAGGGTAACATCCACTCTTGACAGTACTGTTCTTGGTGGAGTAAAAGGTAGGAGAAACGATAGAGATAGAGAACAAAGCAAGGATAATTCAAGAAGTAATTCTGTTTCTGGAGCCAGTCACTCATCATTGGATGGAGTCAAAGCCGAGCGCAAAACAAAGTCAAAGCCCAAGCAAAAGAGTACTCATTTATTGAATTCAGGAAATGGACCTCGTGGATCTTATCATTCAGTAGCTAAAGCTAGCAATAAAATAGAGCGAGCGGGATCAATGTCTCTTGGCAACATTCCTCAGGACACCCCTAAAGAAGTTGACGAACTCAGTGATTTTCCACACTCGCAACTAAATGAGTTTGATACAATTGAACTAGGAGGATCTACTGGCCTCGGTGGGCCTCAAGATCTTGGCTCTTGGTTGAATATTGGTGAGGATGGATTGCAAGGCCATGATTCCATAGGTCTTGAAATACCAATGGATGACCTTATGGAGTTGAACATGCTTATGTAG
- the LOC133679517 gene encoding uncharacterized protein LOC133679517 isoform X1, with product MKKKLYVNSTSGLLKLSIAPRRIQPGMVYQATELPPPQSDQSPENPPGNAPRIKLRDGRYLAYREQGVPKNQSKYNVIIVHGFGSSKEMNFLAPQGMIEELGIYFLLYDRAGYGESDPNLRRSVKSEALDIQELADQLEIGSKFYVIGVSMGSYPIWSCLKYIPHRLAGAALIVPVVNYNWPSLPKKLIREDYRRNLVQWTCRFAKYAPGLLHWWVTQKWTPSTSVLEKNPAFFNTHDIEVLKKIPGFSMLSQEKIRQRDVFDTLRHDFIVAFGDWEFDPMELSNPFLQNEGSVHIWQGYEDKVVPFQLQRCISKKLPWIQYHEVPGGGHLIVHYTGLCEAVLRALLLGEEPLTLDQIHP from the exons atgaaaaagaaattatacgTCAACTCAACCTCGGGACTTCTGAAACTCAGCATAGCACCTCGAAGGATTCAGCCAG GAATGGTTTATCAGGCAACAGAACTTCCTCCACCACAGAGTGATCAGTCACCAGAAAATCCTCCTGGAAACGCACCAAGAATCAAACTTAGAGATGGAAGATATCTGGCTTACAGGGAGCAAGGAGTTCCCAAGAACCAATCTAAGTACAACGTTATTATTGTTCATGGTTTTGGAAGCTCCAAAGAAATGAATTTTCTGGCACCTCAA GGGATGATCGAAGAGTTGGGGATATATTTTCTGCTATATGACCGGGCTGGGTATGGAGAAAGTGATCCGAACCTAAGGCGATCAGTCAAGAGTGAAGCACTTGACATTCAAGAACTTGCTGATCAATTAGAGATAGGATCCAAGTTTTATGTGATCGGAGTCTCAATGGGATCATACCCCATCTGGAGTTGCCTCAAATACATACCACACAG GTTAGCAGGGGCAGCTCTAATAGTCCCAGTTGTGAATTATAATTGGCCTTCTCTTCCCAAAAAGCTGATAAGAGAGGACTATAGAAGGAATCTTGTCCAGTGGACATGCCGGTTTGCAAAATATGCTCCTGGACTCCTGCACTGGTGGGTTACGCAGAAGTGGACCCCTTCAACTTCTGTACTGGAAAAAAACCCTGCATTCTTTAACACTCACGACATAGAAGTCTTGAAGAAGATACCAGGATTCTCAATGCTAAGCCAG GAAAAAATACGGCAACGAGATGTTTTCGATACTCTCCGTCATGACTTTATAGTGGCTTTTGGAGACTGGGAATTTGATCCAATGGAACTAAGTAACCCATTCCTGCAGAATGAAGGCTCTGTTCACATCTGGCAAGGTTACGAAGACAAGGTTGTGCCATTTCAACTTCAAAGATGTATTTCAAAAAAGCTACCCTGGATTCAGTATCATGAAGTTCCTGGAGGTGGACATCTAATTGTGCATTATACTGGTTTATGCGAGGCTGTTTTGAGAGCACTTTTGCTAGGAGAAGAGCCTCTTACATTAGACCAAATACATCCATAA
- the LOC133679177 gene encoding ABSCISIC ACID-INSENSITIVE 5-like protein 1 codes for MQGMVSENIAYGNAIQESPVLQPQDHQDQTLKDTPFSPSDGQSSLLSLTLNEIQLKRGKSFGSMNMDEFFVNLWNSDDNQVPSQPNQNVRTDNDHGGVTKQCPNLARQGSFSIPAPLCKKTVDEVLFEIQNEEPQQHNPNSIGAGHEPPQRQQTLGEITLEDFLIKAGVVQEAPAGSSQQKKVTPVQDRNNACLDMNFGMGHMMGLGYQNLSAGNGFAAYQMFPQGTLGYNVGEAVPNNAKNEKCQSIMELGAQSSKKRMNDGPPEVVVERRQRRMIKNRESAARSRARKQAYTVELELELNQLKEENAKLKQIVEEIEEKRKEEVMRRKSSKMTQEKDDKLRGIRRTVSLAW; via the exons ATGCAAGGAATGGTATCTGAAAATATTGCCTATGGCAATGCCATACAAGAATCTCCTGTGCTACAACCACAAGATCACCAAGATCAGACATTGAAGGACACCCCATTTTCTCCATCAGATGGGCAAAGTTCTCTCTTGTCACTTACCCTCAATGAAATCCAGCTCAAGAGAGGGAAGAGCTTTGGCTCCATGAACATGGATGAATTTTTTGTTAACCTGTGGAATTCCGATGATAATCAAGTTCCATCACAACCCAACCAAAATGTTAGGACTGATAATGATCATGGTGGTGTAACGAAGCAATGTCCGAATTTAGCACGACAAGGCTCTTTCTCTATCCCTGCTCCCCTTTGCAAGAAAACTGTCGATGAGGTATTGTTTGAGATACAAAATGAAGAGCCACAGCAACATAATCCCAACAGCATTGGTGCTGGTCATGAACCTCCTCAACGCCAACAAACACTGGGTGAGATAACATTAGAAGATTTCCTAATAAAAGCCGGTGTAGTTCAAGAGGCTCCTGCAGGGTCCTCGCAACAAAAGAAGGTGACACCAGTTCAGGACAGAAACAATGCATGTTTGGACATGAACTTTGGAATGGGGCATATGATGGGGTTAGGATACCAAAATTTATCTGCTGGCAATGGTTTCGCAGCTTACCAAATGTTCCCACAAGGCACATTAGGGTACAATGTGGGAGAAGCTGTACCAAATAATGCTAAGAATGAGAAGTGTCAAAGCATAATGGAATTAGGAGCACAATCGAGCAAGAAGAGAATGAACGATGGTCCGCCTGAGGTGGTCGTGGAGCGGAGGCAACGCCGGATGATAAAGAATAGAGAGTCAGCAGCACGATCACGTGCTAGGAAGCAG GCATATACAGTGGAGCTGGAACTTGAGTTGAATCAACTCAAAGAAGAGAATGCTAAGCTTAAGCAAATTGtg GAGGAAATAGAGGAGAAGCGAAAGGAAGAG GTTATGAGAAGGAAATCATCAAAGATGACACAAGAGAAAGATGATAAGTTGAGGGGCATAAGGAGGACAGTCAGCCTGGCTTGGTGA
- the LOC133680214 gene encoding uncharacterized protein LOC133680214 isoform X2 produces MPPFPQCVPLEPITLGNQKYTRSGEVRRVLGVPPSSASDDHSFGVAHPKPMPPVATEELKHLKQSVQDTSRKAKDRAKLLRESLSKLERYREALSSNKRQRSELSLNEKSNLANAAKAGGQIHRNPHDMAQRLKDRTKSTGLNKRVRTSVADADGRSTMPSRQQMVTDKGGDMLQDVGAAAVRFEEKIHRLPAAGERWDTKNKKKRSVGLMSNRVINGDREQKQTMPSKMSADSMLRSCDAQGFRSKSSAGISGMNKLDGSFKPSSSDTGSVLKNEMESGPLPRDCKALSEHKAVTKGTNKSNTHEDNLARTPITVIKAKVSRAPRTGSIMLLDSSLKVHSSPTSLQGLEQPTSSKKVPVPGVVNNHRGQMSAGSSSHAMAKWVGQRPHKNSRSRRANVISPGSNHIEAQMSSQGFPTSDFSVRSSSIGINGSLIASNLDTNTPKFKRELESVQSPFGLSESEESGAGENKPKDKGTDSSEVSLSATQKVGTSVLPTKKSKSSTNEIGDGIRRQGRSGRVSSLTRPASHPVREKLENLPVAKPFQSTKGASDKNKSKTGRPPSKKLKDQKALMHVGLVPNSGSLDFTGESGDDHEELFSAANSAWKASDLACSGPFWKKMDSIFASVSLEDLSYLKQQLTSAQGLDECFSQMLGTTYNVLGAVVHKKGRSGRIQGEDLNQESVKTTLCGRADMGSLDKGALLYQRVLSALIEEDESEEFYLQSESKNMSLNYASDDSHCGSCNLIDIEPRDRDRMESEVESKVNFQTQKNCFLDRLSCDKSVISNAIRNPSMSSSLHSNEQWPVDDDFSHSDAGHASEICSNDPGALQMRELNMPGFSSSDGPYQLMCLDERLLLELQSIGLCPETLPDVAEREVIIQNIMELKEGLHQQIGIMKNKLGKLGKAVQKGRDMEKRNAEHVAMDQLIQMAYKKQLACRGNNTSKSTVRKVSRQVALAFIKRTLARCHKFEDTGSSCFSEPALQRVIFSAPICNNDTKSVGCVGSGTARNTCNEVSNIHAEARGSGAVSSTFERYDSHSDNFERSKKREVLIDDVISSPSSRVTSTLDSTVLGGVKGRRNDRDREQSKDNSRSNSVSGASHSSLDGVKAERKTKSKPKQKSTHLLNSGNGPRGSYHSVAKASNKIERAGSMSLGNIPQDTPKEVDELSDFPHSQLNEFDTIELGGSTGLGGPQDLGSWLNIGEDGLQGHDSIGLEIPMDDLMELNMLM; encoded by the exons ATGCCGCCATTTCCACAATGTGTGCCTTTGGAGCCAATTACGTTAGGCAATCAGAAATATACTCGGTCCGGAGAGGTGAGGAGGGTTTTGGGAGTTCCTCCCAGTAGTGCGTCAGATGATCATTCGTTTGGAGTTGCACATCCCAAGCCGATGCCTCCAGTAGCAACGGAGGAGCTAAAGCATTTAAAACAGAGTGTGCAAGATACTTCTAGAAAGGCCAA GGACAGAGCAAAACTGTTGCGCGAATCCTTATCTAAATTGGAAAGGTATAGAGAAGCCTTAAGCTCAAACAAACGACAAAGGAGTGAGCTTTCACTGAATGAGAAGTCAAATTTAGCGAATGCAGCAAAGGCAGGGGGTCAGATTCATAGGAATCCTCATGATATGGCTCAAAGATTGAAGGACAGGACCAAGAGTACTGGGCTGAATAAGCGTGTTCGTACTTCAGTGGCAGAT GCAGATGGTAGGTCCACAATGCCCTCACGGCAACAGATGGTAACGGATAAGGGTGGAGATATGCTCCAGGATGTTGGTGCTGCTGCTGTTCGGTTTGAAGAAAAGATCCACAGATTGCCGGCTGCGGGTGAAAGATgggatacaaaaaataaaaaaaagcgtTCTGTTGGACTAATGAGTAATAGAGTTATAAATGGTGATCgagaacaaaaacaaactatGCCTTCCAAGATGAGCGCTGACTCTATGTTGCGATCATGTGATGCTCAGGGTTTCAG ATCAAAGTCGTCTGCTGGAATCAGTGGAATGAACAAATTGGATGGTTCTTTCAAACCTAGTAGTTCAGATACCGGCTCAGTCCTTAAGAATGAAATGGAAAGTGGTCCTCTTCCAAGAGACTGTAAAGCTCTTTCAGAGCATAAGGCTGTGACAAAAGGAACAAATAA GTCAAATACTCATGAGGATAATTTAGCAAGAACTCCTATTACAGTGATAAAAGCAAAGGTTTCTCGAGCACCACGTACTGGGTCCATCATGCTGCTGGATTCATCACTTAAAGTTCACTCATCGCCCACATCCCTTCAAGGTTTGGAACAGCCTACAAGTTCAAAGAAAGTCCCAGTGCCTGGAGTGGTAAATAACCACAGGGGTCAAATGTCGGCAGGCTCATCTTCACATGCTATGGCTAAGTGGGTTGGTCAAAGACCACACAAAAACTCGCGATCACGGAGGGCAAATGTAATTTCTCCTGGTTCAAACCATATTGAAGCTCAGATGTCATCTCAAGGTTTTCCCACTTCTGATTTTAGTGTCAGAAGTTCTTCCATTGGAATCAATGGATCTCTGATTGCCAGCAATCTAGATACTAACACTCCAAAGTTCAAGAGGGAACTTGAGAGTGTTCAATCTCCCTTTGGGTTATCTGAAAGTGAAGAATCAGGAGCTGGAGAGAATAAACCAAAGGACAAAGGAACAGATAGTAGTGAGGTTTCTCTTTCTGCAACTCAAAAAGTTGGAACTTCTGTATTGCCTACTAAGAAGAGTAAATCATCAACTAATGAAATTGGGGATGGCATACGGAGACAAGGAAGGAGTGGACGAGTTTCATCCTTAACAAGGCCAGCTAGTCATCCAGTGAGGGAGAAGTTAGAGAATCTTCCAGTTGCAAAGCCATTTCAGAGTACAAAGGGTGCttctgataaaaataaaag TAAAACTGGCCGTCCACCTTCCAAAAAGCTGAAAGATCAGAAAGCTTTAATGCATGTTGGACTGGTGCCCAACAGTGGTTCCTTAGATTTTACAG GCGAATCAGGTGATGATCATGAAGAACTATTTTCAGCTGCTAATTCTGCTTGGAAAGCTAGTG ACCTTGCCTGTTCCGGTCCTTTTTGGAAGAAGATGGACTCTATTTTTGCTTCTGTCAGCTTAGAGGATCTTTCCTACTTGAAGCAACAG CTAACTTCTGCGCAAGGGCTTGATGAGTGTTTTTCTCAAATGCTTGGCACCACATATAATGTTTTG GGCGCTGTTGTGCATAAAAAAGGACGTTCTGGTAGAATTCAAGGTGAGGACCTTAATCAAGAATCAGTCAAGACAACTTTATGTGGAAGAGCTGATATGGGAAGTTTGGACAAGGGTGCTCTGTTATACCAAAGAGTTCTTTCTGCTTtaattgaagaagatgaaagtgAAGAATTTTACCTACAAAGTGAATCGAAGAATATGTCTCTTAACTATGCCAGTGATGACTCTCATTGTGGTTCATGTAATCTGATTGATATCGAACCTAGAGATAGAGACAGAATGGAATCTGAAGTTGAGTCAAAAGTGAATTTTCAGACACAGAAGAACTGCTTCTTGGATAGACTTTCATGTGATAAGAGTGTTATATCAAATGCAATTAGGAATCCAAGCATGTCCAGTTCTTTGCATAGCAATGAACAGTGGCCAGTAGATGATGACTTTTCACATTCAGATGCTGGGCATGCCAGTGAAATATGTTCTAATGATCCAGGTGCTCTGCAGATGAGGGAGTTAAATATGCCAGGCTTCTCTTCCTCTGATGGCCCATATCAGCTGATGTGTCTGGATGAACGACTTTTGCTTGAGCTACAAAGTATTGGTTTATGCCCAGAAACACTG CCTGATGTAGCAGAGAGAGAAGtgattattcaaaatataatggagCTTAAAGAAGGTCTGCATCAGCAG ATtggaataatgaaaaacaagttaGGGAAACTTGGTAAAGCTGTGCAGAAAGGAAGAGATATGGAAAAAAG GAACGCTGAACATGTTGCAATGGATCAACTTATTCAGATGGCttacaaaaaacaattg GCTTGTCGTGGGAATAATACCTCAAAAAGTACTGTCCGCAAGGTTTCAAGGCAAGTTGCATTGGCTTTTATCAAGCGCACTCTTGCTAGATGTCACAAATTTGAAGATACTGGCAGCAGTTGTTTCAGCGAGCCTGCACTGCAGCGGGTCATCTTCTCTGCACCTATATGCAACAACGACACCAAATCTGTGGGTTGTGTGGGCTCAGGAACTGCAAGGAACACATGCAATGAAGTCTCTAACATTCATGCTGAAGCCAGAGGATCAG GTGCTGTTTCTAGCACTTTTGAGAGATACGATTCTCATAGTGATAACTTTGAAAGAAGTAAGAAGAGGGAAGTGCTTATAGACGATGTTATTAGCAGCCCTTCATCAAGGGTAACATCCACTCTTGACAGTACTGTTCTTGGTGGAGTAAAAGGTAGGAGAAACGATAGAGATAGAGAACAAAGCAAGGATAATTCAAGAAGTAATTCTGTTTCTGGAGCCAGTCACTCATCATTGGATGGAGTCAAAGCCGAGCGCAAAACAAAGTCAAAGCCCAAGCAAAAGAGTACTCATTTATTGAATTCAGGAAATGGACCTCGTGGATCTTATCATTCAGTAGCTAAAGCTAGCAATAAAATAGAGCGAGCGGGATCAATGTCTCTTGGCAACATTCCTCAGGACACCCCTAAAGAAGTTGACGAACTCAGTGATTTTCCACACTCGCAACTAAATGAGTTTGATACAATTGAACTAGGAGGATCTACTGGCCTCGGTGGGCCTCAAGATCTTGGCTCTTGGTTGAATATTGGTGAGGATGGATTGCAAGGCCATGATTCCATAGGTCTTGAAATACCAATGGATGACCTTATGGAGTTGAACATGCTTATGTAG